ATGAATCAAACTGATAAGCCTATCAAGTGCTAAATCTATGAAATTAACTTCATTGGTGTAGACGTTCTTGAAATGTTGACAAAATCATTATAAATGTAGAAAAGGTTTCATAATAAGGTCATCAGTTCTAGGGGTTGTATTTTCCCAAGGTTCCTCATTGCCGAAAAAATTTCATCCTTTGTGAAAGGCAAGTCAAGGCCCTTTAGATTCATCTGTTGATCTGGGTAAAATCCGCTCTTATTGAAACAGTTGAATTGAGAGCTATGCTTGATTATGATTGGATGAAATAATGAATGGCTGAATGGTTGGATCAATTAGTAAAAGACATTGTGTTTTTCCAATCTATGTTTCACTTATTTGCAGATTAGACATTGTGTTTAATCTGCTAATTTTATTCTATTATGATTTAGAGCTATTATTTGGTCAGTAGGTTTAGCCCTCAGAAGAATCAATGATGGATGTTATGTATCCCATTGCAAATACTCAACCTAGATGACTTGTTGTTTATGCTTTGTTATTTTGGCTTTCAATTCATTTTAAGTATTCCCTTCTTAGATATTGCCAGAGAAATAGTTATCTGAATATCTTTAGTAGTACCATAGCATTCTATCCAAACTAATACTCTAGAAGGGTTCTTAAACCAGATTCTAATTTATTAGAAGCTTGTGTTCGTTATGTTTGTTACTTATGCTTTTTTTGTTAGATTTTGTTGCATTTGTCCACTTATCCAAAAGAATACTCTGTCTTGCATATACTAAAATGCCAGCATGTAAGGTtagtctttttattttttaaaatttagtttaTTTAAATTTGGACAATTATGTTGGAATGCAGAAGAGCGCTATTTTTCTCCTTtagattttcatttttttctatgTAACTTGTGATTGACAATTTGCAAATTGTCTTGGATTCTTTTTACATATCAATTTTCACTTGTTCACATGATTATtaatacaaaaatatatcttTGTTCTTGGCAGAAGTCTCATTCGTGGGCAGATCACCATTTAAGTACTTCATGGGAGAGATTTACGGTGGCAGTTCCCTTAGAGGCACAATATCTGCTGGGAATGAGAAGAAAAGGCAGAGGGTCTACAATACTATGTTCCATGTGCCATGGAGATGCGAAAGGGTATATCTACAATCTTAGCATATAAAGATGAACAATTATCAAAGTCATAGATATGCATCCAAGATAATTTTATTAGTACTACGAACGGCATAGGTTTGTCCAAGAACTTGGCAACCTAGTTTGTTTTTGAAGTTGTTCCtctatcacaaatgaatttagtCATTTACCTAGGTTTAGAGTTGACCATGGGTCATGCTAGTTGCCATTAAGCCTTGAATTTTTCCTATAAAATACTTTCATATTTTCCACATTGTTTGGACACATTTTATCGAATGCATTTTAACCATCATACTTTATGTTGTCAAAGCAGAGCAAAGAACTAAAGAAGATGTCTACTAAGAAAAGCTGATAAACTGGATAGTGGCCCTCAATGAGGATAATGTAAAGAGTAAATTGTTGGATGACTTGTCTTGCATAAAGAATCTAATTGGATGATCAGAAACCTAGGCTAGTTGGACTTGGGCCTCAATATTGAAGTCAAAGTCAGGCCAAAGATGACCATGGGCATAGACATATTTCTGCTGGTTGACACCCCTAATTATCCTTATGTTTATTTTTCGCTATCATCACGAGGTATTTAATGACAACTAACAATACATGCATACTCCTCGTTTTCCAATGTGCCAATGGTTGGCTGCTATATCTAATGAAAGTAGCTCACAACCTCACACAATCTGGTTTTGAGCTACATACTGATTACACTATTATGAACATGTCCAGATAGAGACCATCTTTTGCATAAATTATGTGGACTCCTAGTACTCTTTGTTTCTCTATGATGTGTTCAATAAATGAGAAAAGAATTAGATGTTGCAAAATTGTCAGAAGTCACTTGAAGTACCATTATAAGCTACTAAATTTGCATCCATTAGGAGTAATATTTCTGATGCTGATCACAATATGCAGCTTATTATTGCAGGCTTCTTTGTCTGTTTGGACTCATTTTTGTCTTTGCTGACAATAATGCCTGCAAGAATTGCTATGGCAGTTTGGAGGGTGCTATACACTAGGTGAGTTCCAATCTTTTTCTTTATTAGTTTCCTTTCATTTTTAGGATTACGACATTATTGCTAAATCCAAGGTGTGTGACATTAATGGTGAAGTTTCAATTTGGTTTTATGAATtctctaataaaaaaatatttgtttcttaAATAGCTTATTTGAGGCCAATAAATTTAGAAATAGAGGGCCATATGGCTGTTCTGCAAAGATTTTGTTTTcattaataaataattaagattagtTAGCTGGTTTGGTGTGCCACATTTCTAGTCTATCTTTCACTCTCCATGTTCTCTGCTAATTCCCTTTCTGTGGCACACCATATTCATTGAGAGCTGGTTTGGTGTGCCACCTTTCTAGTCTATCTTTCACTCTCCATGTTCTCTGCTAATTCCCTTTCTGTGGCACACCATATTCATTGAGAGCTCCTGCCTTGTACTATTTTTGCATTTTATCTGGTGTAAATTTGTGTTAGAAATTAGGTGGCGAGAGGTAAATTTGTTCTCTACTTGGCCTGCCAATAAACATGAACCAAATTCAGTATCGTTGACTCTGCTTGTTGGCATTATATTTCCTTGGCAGGAAGTTTTGGAGACTGAGTGCTGCTGAATTGTCAGATTTTGGCTGTTTTCTTGTGTTGGCTTTAGGTGTTGCTTCTCTACAGTTAGCAGGTACATTGCCCGCATACTTTAAGCTACATCAAATTATTCTATATCTTCTAACCTTTTTAAGTGTTGCCTTTTACCATGAAATGACTTGCGCACTGTACCTCGTACAATTGCCTACTTATGAATCAGATATTAGCCTAATATATCACTTCATACGAGGACAAGGAACCATTAAATTGTATGTGGTGTACAATGTATTGGAGGTGAGCTGATAGGGCACAGGAATTTTTTAAACTCTGTTCCTTTGAAGATTGATGCTAACATTTAGAATTTGTTGCAGATATTTGACAAACTTTGTCAGTCATTTGGTGAAGATGTTTTGCAAGTTCTCTTCGACTCTGCAGAGGGACTTTCAACATGCCCCCCAGATAATATGAAATTTGAACTGATTAGATTTATTCTTGATGAAGCCATTGCAGTCATTGCTTTTGATATCCTTTGTCACAAGTGActtctcttttttttaattctgCTAGGATGAACATAGTAAATATCTTTCCTTAACTACTAGTACTTGTCCATTCTTTTATATTGTTAGCTCAGGCTATCACGTTATCGACTTGCATTATTGCTCACAATAATGCTGTGCATGCTCTACTGGTGTCAAATAATTTTGCTGAGATTAAAAGCAATGTATTCAAGCGTGTTAGCAAAGAAAACCTTCACAATTTGGTATACTATGGTGAGTTTGTTTATATTTTATCAATCTGAATCATTTGAACAGGTGGAACTCCCATTTTATTTCCTTTGTGTTGCATTGCCTTTTAGTGAGTGACTGCAATGGGGTGCCTCTTTTTCTATTCACATTATAGGTACCGATTGTTAATTGAAATTACTGATACACAACTATTTTTTGGCTAGGAATTTAATATTAATGGTATTTATGGTCAAAATACGTGAAATATACACATTGCTGATTTTTAGCCTTGATTTCTTGCATGAGATGATTGTGAAATAGAAAATCAAGCTGCTTGCACCTAATGTTGGTGATAATGAATTGGCCAACATTTTGTGATCATCCTAGAGGATGATGTGCTTTCAGATAGATAATATGTTTCTGTACTTGTTTTATGTGGTGAAATATTTAAGTACCAAAAATCATTCTTCCAAATGATGCAATGTTCTATTTAAACATCCTAAttgtcccacattggaagtgtgAGGAGGATTATATTAAGGCAAGATGAGTCCATAGGTATTAAATTGACCTAAGCATTTTCGGTCATGTGGTTTTAGGGCTTTAGGTTATTTGACCAATGGCCTGATTGATCCAGGTTGTGACAAATATGTGGACCTAGTACTAGGTAAGGTGAGGGGACCGAAGTAAGAAGGAACTGCCCACGGTGGATAGGGCTGGAGGCACTTCAAGTCTTTACTTTTCAATTTTCCAACAAAATTTCTTGGTTGTTTGATGAACTGCTGTGGTATATTGTTGAAGTAGCTTAGAAAGTTGTATTGAGTTCTAAGTAAGAGTTACTTACTTCTCTTTATATTCTAACACTGATGATCAGATATAATAGAGAGATTCCACATCACAGCTTTTGTGCTGTTTGTGCTAGCTCAGAATATCTTGGAGGCCGAGGGACCCTGGTTTGAGAGTTTTATTAGTGTAAGTTGCATCCTCCATTGGCAAACATGGTTTTCTTCTCATGATTAGTGTTCATATCGAAGAGTTTATCTCAATCATTGTATAAGCTACCAATAACTTTTACCATGTTCCAGAATGCCCTTCTGGTTTACATGTGTGAGGTGCTTGTTGATGCAATCAAGCATTCGTTCCTGGCAAAGTTCAATGAAATAAAGCCCATTGCATACTCAGAGTTTTTGGAAGACCTTTGTGAGCAGGTAAATCTAGTTCGTATTTGGTTATTGTTTTTCACATTTTAAGATATTTTAGCTTAATGTGCTTCCAGGCCATTGATTTTTAACTTCTTGTGGTGAAGTTCCTTTATAGTGCCTGGAAAATATTGACATGGGAAATGGTCACTACAGAAACTTTTACAGGCATTTTCATAGAGCACAATAATACAATCATACTTGGACTATGTACATAAGCATCACATAATACAATCACATTCTGACACGGAAAATTTATGCAATGCAATCTATGATCATCATATACATAAGTGCAGTATTTATATATACAGATAACATTTATATGTATTGCCAATGTTCAGTACCTTTTGAAGCCTTGTATAGATAAGTAACCTATGTATACTGTCAGTAACATAAACAAGTTTACATGGTCCAACAGTCCCAATATTCCAATATTCAGTACATTTTGAAGCCTTGTATAGACAAGTAATCTCTGTGTATCGTCAGCAACATAAATAAGTTTAGATAGTCCAAGAGCCCCAATATTTTTTGAAGCGCAGGTGTCTGACATAGGCATAACAAGCATTTAAAGTATACATGTTTCATAAGAATAACATGTATTTTTAAGTATCTGACGCTGGTAATGGTGTACTGAATAGAAATTTATTCAAGTATCTTTTCTGTTCTGAACAGTGATCTGTTCAGAGTGCATTTTCAACTTCTTTCTGTTCTGTTAACTTGAGCGAATGTGTACCATATGCTACCATTTTACAGATTTTGCTCTCATAGTTTATATCAAAAAGTAGTTTGAGGATGAGTCTTGGTATAGtggtaaggttgctcctttgcaacTTTTGTCTAATGTTTGAGTCACTAAAACTGTATATTCGCTTGCAGGAATGTTTCTATACGCATTGACCCTTTCCACACTCTGCATAAGTAGAAGGCTCATGTCCTAGGCCACCCTGTTTTTTGGTTTGAGCTGTAGAAACTTAGGAAGTAACTGAATAGCAGCCTTTAACAATGTGAATCCCCACACCACATGACTAAAAATTTTCATTTTCCAAAGTTCTTTCAATAGCCAAAACTATTGGTTTCATTTCATGTCTGCTCTAAAAGACCCGTAAAAATATAAAGCAGTGGTACTAACAACTTTAGTAGGTTCTGATTTCTTGATGGCTTTTGAAATCAACGGATAAATGTCTGAGATATCAGCTTCAGTTTCATTTTGACGGGCAATCTAACCTTCATGTTAGGGTTCTTGGTTAAGCAAATCATCTAAAAGAATCTAATCAATCAAGTGTAACAATGGTTGAAGTAAACAAGACTTTCTATATATCTAACTGGGTACATCTAGCATATATAATCTTTGTTCAATTAGTTCTACTACTGTCACTTTAAATCTCAACTTTAGCATTGCATAAATTATATACTGAGGAGATATAAATTTAGTAAACATATTAATTTATAGAATAAGCACAGCCATAAGAATTCCATGTAATTCGAATTTAATCACATCAGACTATGGGCACAAACTTGACTATTTCTGATTCCATGGTATTTTCTTGTTTATATTAATTATCATACAATAGGACCTCTTGGGAGGAGTCCTAATAATTTACTTCTTTACCTTTTTTTGAACAGTGTTTTTGTATGTATCTGTAAGTTCCTTGGATCAGATCAAAATCTGTCCATTTTGGACAATAGAAGAACTTCAGATGGAATTTTACACCAGACAACTTTAGTAGACaaccattttgcttgtaaatgtaGCTTTCTACACAGGTGTCAAATGGAACAAGTAGCCAATTGCTTAAAGATTTGGCTCTAATTGGAAGCGACCGATTAATGTGGTAGAAACCTCTAATTTTGAAAGAGGACTTTTATTagtagaatgattacttacctcatTTCATGTTTCTGCGAGAATCTTCTTTTTTCTCGTCAGCAATGCATGTGTTATTGCTAGTTTTTTTACATTGGTGCTTGCCTATTTAATCAAATTGCTTTTAGGTTTATAGAAATTGTATTGCCCATTGCATGATATCATCTCGTAATTGACATCGTCAGACTCTGAATGAGAAGCCCGATGAAGGACGCAAAGATCTTACTTTCATACCTCTCGCGCCAGCCTGCGTGGTAGGTTAAGAGCACTGGTTTTCATGTACAACCATTGTTTATTGTGATTGTCGACTGAGAACTACTTTGTAACTTGGTTTAGGTCATCAGAGTACTGACGCCGGTTTATGCTCACCTTCTTCCTTCTGGACCGCTCCCCTGGAGGTTAGTATGGATCCTCTTCTTGTCAAGCCTGACCTATATCATGCTTGCAATTTGGAAGATTCTAGTTGGATTGAGCCTGCGTCGTCTTGCCACTTGGTACATCAAGCTTCGCCGTGACAGAAAACAGCACATGGACTAACTTCTTCTTTGCTCGATTCATGCTACGAGGGATCATCGAGTTGTCTATAGTCCGCGGCTGATGAGCGTGCAATTAAAAGGTGCAACTCTCATCGTTCTCGACGAGTGCAGATACACTAGTCAGAGCAGCTTCTTTCCCTTTTATTGAGCTTTTACTAGAGCAGTCCTTACATGTTTCCTCCACTGCAACTTTAACCAATTTTGCTTGTATATGCTTCTGATCCTTTTCTACCACATCTGGTCCTCTGATGGACTCAAGAAACTATTGCCTCCGTAATATTTTACGGATGGGAGTATCATAACACCTCTTTCTGAATTTAAAGGATGCTGCAACTATTTAGGGTGTCATTCCAATGGCTTTATCTAACATTTGAAATGGGTTCCTTTGGTCTGCTAGGATTGGGCTCCATTACTTTCCTTCCCTTCAAGAGTTCTATTTATCTTAGCACTACTCTTTCTCgatcctctttttctttttcttttttccctatCTCAGCTCCTGTTTCTTCAGTGTCAACCTTTACATCTGCAACTTCCCTATCTCAGCTCCTGTTTCTTCAGTGTCAACCTTTACAAGTTGAGCCACGTTTACTTTTGCCAAACTGTACTAATCCCATAATTGGGATTTGGAAATTTGAGGACACACTTGTAGTTTCATCTGGACAACCATAGAACCCTTCGGATCGCCAGTGTTATCCTTCGTACACAAACAAATCAACGAATGTTCATATGGGGGATCCATCGATCCCTTCTCTTTTTGCACTGTATTATACCCTTACACTGCCCCTCGGGGACGTCAGTAAAGAAAATGAATGTGATGCTGCCGCGTCAAAAGTCATGTCCGTCAAAGCTCGCTAGCATCCAAGGCGACTCTTCTCACTACACCATCTGGCCGGCCGCCATCACTGATCTCCCGCACCTGGCGCAGAAGAACAGCGGGGGCACCGGCTCGCCGTCGCCGATGCCGGCGCACCGCGTGTGGTGCCACATGTCGCACGCGTCGCAGGCCACCATGCGCTCCCCGTCGTCGTCCTGCGCCCCGCAGGCGCACCTCACGGACCACGTGTCCGCGCCGCCCTCGTACCTCAACACTGAGTCCATGTCCGTGCCGTCCCCGCGCACCCACACCAGCGCCCCGGACTCCGCCCCGCCCAGCAGCACCGGCTCCCAGTCCTTCCCCTCCACCCCCTCCATCTCCTCCACCCTGAACCCCTCCATGACGCAGTACGTGTCCCGCATCGCCCGCTC
The window above is part of the Musa acuminata AAA Group cultivar baxijiao chromosome BXJ2-6, Cavendish_Baxijiao_AAA, whole genome shotgun sequence genome. Proteins encoded here:
- the LOC135614687 gene encoding protein POLLEN DEFECTIVE IN GUIDANCE 1-like, whose product is MPARSGGRKFSFDLLAGDSSGDERSILPRLDSDPILSNGGDGVRSPRRRRKHKASKKNKNKMAVGGPASKDLSVLTELGDVKPSVVENGRCQDGIGIRVLENRSVVETICENTVVEAACENSQVSRVSFAELRQRNVNGSAAEEPEEDATSTRERLAGQWKPEANGAVSKLAKESSLDWNRVMENDPNFIGEVSFVGRSPFKYFMGEIYGGSSLRGTISAGNEKKRQRVYNTMFHVPWRCERLIIAGFFVCLDSFLSLLTIMPARIAMAVWRVLYTRKFWRLSAAELSDFGCFLVLALGVASLQLADISLIYHFIRGQGTIKLYVVYNVLEIFDKLCQSFGEDVLQVLFDSAEGLSTCPPDNMKFELIRFILDEAIAVIAFVVHSFILLAQAITLSTCIIAHNNAVHALLVSNNFAEIKSNVFKRVSKENLHNLVYYDIIERFHITAFVLFVLAQNILEAEGPWFESFISNALLVYMCEVLVDAIKHSFLAKFNEIKPIAYSEFLEDLCEQTLNEKPDEGRKDLTFIPLAPACVVIRVLTPVYAHLLPSGPLPWRLVWILFLSSLTYIMLAIWKILVGLSLRRLATWYIKLRRDRKQHMD